In the genome of Hymenobacter taeanensis, one region contains:
- a CDS encoding nucleoside phosphorylase, producing the protein MAIPDSELILNKDGSIYHLNLLPDHISDTIITVGDPDRVPSVSQHFDSIETVIQKREFVTHVGYYRGKRLTVISTGMGTDNIDILLNELDALVNIDFVTREARPLEERINLRIIRVGTSGALQADIPVGSHLVTEHAVGLDSLMQFYPLVETGLEVEVAREIQQSLQLDYRPYCVRGSDLLREQLGAGMIPGNTLTCPGFYGPQGRVLRLDLRLPTLIQQFQQFRHQSAEGEFRLTNFEMETAGYYALGRMLGHEVVSLNAIVANRASGEFATNSEAVINDLIAKTLDRV; encoded by the coding sequence ATGGCCATCCCTGACTCCGAACTGATCCTGAATAAAGACGGCAGCATTTACCACCTGAACCTGCTGCCCGATCATATCTCGGACACCATCATCACGGTGGGTGACCCAGACCGGGTGCCGTCGGTGAGCCAGCACTTCGACTCAATTGAAACCGTAATCCAAAAGCGCGAATTTGTTACGCACGTGGGGTACTACCGCGGCAAACGCCTGACGGTTATCAGCACGGGTATGGGCACCGATAATATTGACATTCTGCTCAATGAGCTTGATGCGTTGGTGAATATCGATTTTGTTACGCGCGAGGCTAGGCCACTTGAGGAGCGCATCAACCTGCGCATTATCCGGGTGGGCACTAGCGGCGCATTGCAGGCCGATATTCCGGTAGGTTCTCACTTAGTGACGGAACACGCCGTGGGTCTCGACTCGCTGATGCAGTTTTACCCACTCGTGGAGACAGGCCTGGAAGTAGAAGTAGCGCGCGAAATTCAGCAGAGCCTACAGCTTGATTACCGCCCGTACTGCGTGCGCGGCTCTGATTTGCTCCGTGAGCAGCTGGGGGCTGGCATGATACCCGGCAACACGCTTACCTGCCCCGGTTTCTACGGGCCTCAGGGCCGCGTGCTGCGTCTTGATCTGCGCCTGCCCACTCTCATCCAGCAGTTCCAGCAGTTCCGCCATCAGAGCGCCGAGGGCGAGTTCCGCCTCACCAACTTTGAGATGGAAACCGCGGGCTACTACGCGCTGGGCCGCATGCTAGGCCACGAGGTAGTGTCTTTGAATGCTATTGTAGCCAACCGCGCGTCTGGTGAATTCGCTACCAATTCAGAGGCCGTGATTAATGATTTAATTGCCAAAACGCTGGACCGGGTATAG
- a CDS encoding glycoside hydrolase family 43 protein, with protein sequence MPSRRHFLQQATAGLASLAILHQAAARASARTYTNPVYAGQFPDPFVLRHQGRYYAFGTTGQGRTPDGRIFTLLTSTNLVDWKNAGGALTPPAGAAGADFWAPEVIYHNGTFYMYYSMGGGAIGASVGHRLHVATSKTPEGPYQQVALLDVPDSKFTIDAHPYRDSDGQWYLFYARDFIDTNNGYRPGTGLVVDRLVNMTSLAGESKTVMRARHDWTVFEKNRTMPLYDNQTFKEWHTLEGPFMRKHNGKYYCFYSGANFLTPRYGVDYCVAETIMGPYSDAGAEKGPRVLHAVEGHVRGPGHHSHVLSPDGKTEYLVYHAWDKGMKERQLCIDKLAWTTQGPRCQGPTYTPQPLPS encoded by the coding sequence ATGCCCTCTCGTCGTCATTTTCTGCAGCAAGCTACTGCGGGCCTAGCTTCCCTGGCAATCCTACACCAAGCGGCGGCCCGGGCCTCTGCTCGCACTTACACCAATCCTGTATACGCTGGCCAGTTCCCCGACCCCTTCGTGCTGCGCCATCAGGGCCGTTATTACGCCTTTGGCACCACGGGCCAGGGCCGCACCCCCGACGGGCGGATTTTCACCTTGCTTACCTCCACCAACTTAGTTGACTGGAAAAATGCAGGCGGCGCGCTCACCCCACCCGCCGGAGCTGCCGGAGCCGACTTCTGGGCGCCTGAGGTCATTTACCATAATGGCACGTTTTACATGTACTACTCCATGGGGGGCGGGGCTATTGGCGCGAGCGTAGGCCACCGTTTGCACGTGGCCACCAGCAAAACCCCCGAGGGTCCCTACCAGCAGGTGGCCTTGCTGGATGTGCCAGACAGCAAGTTCACCATTGATGCCCACCCCTACCGCGACTCTGATGGACAGTGGTACCTGTTCTATGCCCGCGACTTCATTGATACCAACAATGGGTACCGCCCCGGCACTGGCCTGGTAGTTGACCGCCTCGTGAACATGACCAGCCTGGCCGGTGAGAGTAAAACCGTTATGCGGGCCCGCCACGACTGGACGGTGTTTGAGAAAAACCGCACCATGCCCCTCTATGACAACCAAACGTTTAAGGAGTGGCACACCCTGGAAGGCCCCTTTATGCGCAAGCACAACGGCAAATACTACTGCTTCTACAGCGGCGCAAACTTCCTCACCCCGCGCTACGGCGTTGATTATTGCGTGGCCGAAACTATTATGGGCCCCTACTCTGATGCGGGAGCCGAAAAGGGCCCACGCGTACTTCATGCCGTAGAGGGCCATGTACGCGGCCCCGGCCACCACTCCCACGTGCTTAGCCCCGATGGCAAAACGGAATACCTGGTGTACCATGCCTGGGATAAAGGCATGAAGGAACGGCAGCTCTGTATTGATAAGCTCGCCTGGACGACGCAGGGCCCCCGTTGCCAGGGCCCCACCTACACGCCCCAACCGCTTCCGAGCTAG
- a CDS encoding SusC/RagA family TonB-linked outer membrane protein, which produces MKDTLLRLRRLTVPAALVSLPVALAGMPGAAAAEALRLRAETPELVATTVTGRVVDEKGQGMPGVTVLERGTSNGVTTDTDGRYSLTVADNATLTFSFVGYTTQEVPVNGRTSIDVNLAPDSKALNEVVVVGYLTQNRQDVTGSVASVGAQEVRRAPVASVGEAIQGRLPGVQVTNSGQPGQAPNINIRGLGSIASGSGPLYVIDGLWVQSQGGQRDFNPADVESVQVLKDAASLAPYGASGANGVIIITTKKGKAGTASINFSANGGVQRLVNTLDLTNAAEWAAINRQAYQNAGLNPQPYAANPPAGIDTDWQKEFFKQGSIQDYNLGFSGGGPNSNFLVSGGYFKQNGTVEGPKFERYSFRVNTGFTRGRIKIGQNALLSRTNQTRLNGLPFIDIVRMLPVIPVYDPAIPGGFGIGTDNAVTFGTNPIALQKLLNDTGTSNRLQGNVYGELSLFDFLRYRLNLATEYHGFHDQQRRQFGIWRRNDATTPSNFGDSQGNELFGMAENTLTFDKSFGQHNLTAVAGYSQQRFRQEFTRGVNFGYGTGPTYYWALDAGSQTPQVIGSSYVWAKQSYFGQLTYDYDQRYLVTAAFRRDGSSRFDPSNRWGNFGAASLGWRVSKEAFFQDVTAVSNLKLRASYGRLGNDLLNGAYGGSYLSQGYINTNANYVLGGSIQNGGIQTAYASTGIRWEDRRTTNVGFDAGFLDDRLTLSADYYVSRTYNALINPDLALTFGNAGSNPFRNLGKLENKGFELQLGYNETSKPFRYGATVNLTTLQNKILELGTASGDEGGAANFFNGGPNGITRTEVGYELGSFYLYEFDGIYQSGDSNIPSGLQAGDVRYKDNNADGVIDDKDRVHVGRVFPKLQYGANLNLGFGAFDLVAFFQGVQGNDVFNTSRYWLDRTDDNGNYRSDFSPWTPTNPSNTTPRALIAGGNSGIAAGNNARFNSTRWLEDGSYLRLKNLQIGFTVPKPLLERSKYVSSLRIFATGQNVFTVTKYTGYDPETVGSGAFNSLANNLARGVDEGSYPNLRSFTLGIQAGF; this is translated from the coding sequence ATGAAAGACACCTTACTCAGATTGCGAAGGCTAACGGTACCAGCCGCGCTGGTTAGCCTGCCCGTTGCATTAGCCGGAATGCCCGGTGCCGCCGCGGCCGAGGCCTTGCGCCTACGCGCGGAAACGCCCGAGTTGGTAGCCACCACCGTAACAGGCCGGGTTGTAGACGAAAAGGGGCAGGGGATGCCGGGAGTTACCGTGCTGGAGCGCGGAACCTCCAATGGCGTCACCACCGACACGGATGGCCGCTACTCTCTCACGGTGGCCGATAATGCGACCCTCACTTTCTCCTTTGTGGGGTACACCACGCAGGAGGTGCCGGTAAATGGCCGCACCAGCATTGATGTAAACCTGGCTCCCGACAGCAAAGCCTTGAATGAGGTGGTAGTCGTAGGCTACCTAACCCAAAACCGGCAGGATGTAACCGGCTCAGTGGCCTCAGTGGGGGCACAGGAAGTGCGCCGGGCTCCGGTGGCCTCAGTGGGCGAAGCCATTCAGGGGCGGCTGCCTGGTGTGCAGGTAACCAACTCGGGCCAGCCGGGCCAGGCGCCTAACATCAACATTCGGGGGCTGGGCAGCATTGCCAGCGGTAGCGGCCCGCTGTATGTGATTGATGGCCTGTGGGTGCAAAGCCAGGGCGGCCAGCGCGACTTTAACCCCGCCGACGTTGAATCGGTGCAGGTGCTGAAAGATGCAGCTTCATTGGCCCCGTATGGCGCCTCCGGCGCAAATGGGGTTATTATTATTACCACTAAAAAGGGCAAAGCGGGCACGGCCAGCATCAACTTCAGCGCTAATGGCGGCGTGCAGCGCCTGGTAAATACGCTTGACCTGACGAATGCCGCCGAGTGGGCCGCCATCAACCGGCAGGCCTACCAGAACGCTGGCCTAAACCCGCAGCCATATGCCGCTAACCCACCCGCGGGTATTGACACCGACTGGCAAAAGGAGTTCTTCAAGCAAGGCTCTATTCAGGATTATAACCTGGGTTTCTCGGGTGGTGGCCCCAACTCAAATTTCCTGGTTTCGGGTGGCTATTTCAAGCAGAATGGCACCGTTGAGGGCCCTAAGTTTGAGCGCTACAGCTTCCGGGTAAACACAGGTTTCACGCGCGGCCGAATCAAGATTGGGCAGAACGCCCTGCTTTCGCGCACGAACCAAACCCGCCTAAACGGGCTGCCTTTCATTGACATTGTGCGGATGCTGCCGGTAATTCCGGTGTATGACCCCGCCATTCCCGGCGGCTTTGGCATCGGTACAGATAACGCCGTTACCTTCGGCACCAACCCCATTGCCCTGCAAAAGCTGCTCAATGATACGGGCACTTCTAACCGCTTACAGGGCAATGTGTACGGAGAGCTTAGCCTCTTCGACTTCCTGCGCTACCGCCTCAACCTGGCCACCGAATACCACGGTTTCCATGACCAGCAGCGGCGGCAGTTTGGCATCTGGCGGCGTAACGATGCTACCACCCCCTCTAACTTTGGTGACAGCCAAGGTAATGAGCTGTTTGGAATGGCTGAGAATACCCTCACGTTTGATAAGAGCTTTGGCCAGCATAACCTCACGGCTGTGGCCGGCTACAGCCAGCAGCGCTTTCGGCAGGAGTTTACCCGGGGCGTAAACTTTGGCTATGGCACGGGCCCGACCTACTATTGGGCACTTGACGCTGGCAGCCAGACGCCACAGGTAATTGGCTCCTCCTATGTGTGGGCCAAGCAGTCGTACTTCGGGCAGCTGACCTACGACTACGACCAGCGCTATCTGGTTACGGCGGCTTTCCGCCGTGATGGTTCCTCCCGCTTCGACCCCAGCAACCGCTGGGGCAACTTTGGGGCAGCCTCATTAGGGTGGAGGGTGTCGAAGGAGGCCTTCTTCCAGGATGTGACAGCAGTTTCTAATCTGAAACTACGCGCATCGTATGGCCGCTTAGGCAATGACCTGCTCAATGGGGCCTACGGTGGCTCTTACCTCTCGCAAGGCTACATAAATACCAACGCCAACTATGTGTTGGGAGGCAGTATCCAGAATGGGGGAATCCAGACGGCTTACGCCAGCACGGGCATTCGGTGGGAAGACCGCCGCACGACCAACGTCGGCTTCGATGCGGGTTTCCTAGATGACCGGCTTACGTTATCGGCCGACTACTACGTATCGAGAACCTATAATGCTCTCATCAACCCCGATCTGGCTCTCACCTTCGGCAACGCTGGGTCTAACCCTTTCCGGAACCTGGGCAAGCTCGAAAACAAGGGCTTTGAGTTGCAATTGGGCTACAATGAGACTAGCAAGCCCTTCCGCTACGGCGCAACGGTTAACCTGACTACCCTCCAAAACAAGATTCTGGAGCTGGGTACTGCCAGTGGCGACGAAGGCGGCGCTGCTAACTTCTTTAACGGTGGCCCCAACGGAATTACCCGCACAGAGGTGGGCTACGAACTGGGCTCCTTCTACCTCTATGAGTTTGATGGCATCTACCAGTCCGGTGACAGCAACATCCCGAGTGGCCTACAGGCCGGTGATGTTCGGTACAAAGATAACAATGCCGATGGCGTGATTGATGACAAAGACCGGGTGCATGTGGGCCGGGTATTCCCTAAACTGCAGTACGGCGCCAACCTGAACTTAGGGTTTGGGGCGTTTGACCTGGTGGCCTTCTTCCAGGGGGTGCAGGGCAACGACGTGTTTAACACCAGCCGGTACTGGCTCGACCGCACCGACGATAACGGCAACTACCGCTCCGACTTCAGCCCCTGGACGCCAACCAACCCTTCCAACACTACGCCCCGTGCCCTTATTGCCGGGGGTAACAGCGGTATTGCAGCTGGCAACAATGCCCGCTTTAACAGCACCCGCTGGCTGGAAGATGGCTCTTACCTGCGCCTGAAGAACCTGCAGATTGGCTTTACGGTGCCTAAACCCTTGTTGGAGCGCTCTAAGTACGTGTCTTCGCTGCGGATTTTCGCCACAGGCCAGAACGTGTTTACCGTTACCAAATACACGGGCTACGACCCCGAAACGGTGGGTAGTGGTGCTTTTAACTCCCTAGCTAATAACCTGGCGCGTGGGGTTGATGAGGGCTCGTACCCCAACCTGCGCTCCTTCACGCTTGGTATTCAGGCTGGCTTCTAG
- a CDS encoding RagB/SusD family nutrient uptake outer membrane protein: MKSSVLTRWSLAGTLLLSVTACEKNILDQVNPNLPTTESSWKNSDDAVKASTAAYAGLQGLGMYRRWLNFAFDLRDDTGFSQSPWGELADFTKFVQTNYNFEVSQNIWRDHYRTIFRCNQIIANVPTITGMDATLQKRVIAEAKFLRALSYFNLVSLYGNVPIALTPPANLNEAYPQGTEAQVWTQVISDLQAAQPDLPISYTGADVGRATRGAATTLLGKAYMQNKRWADASGQFAQVISSGQYRLTANYADNFRHTTENNAESIFEVQFSDEKKGGNDAGGGPDATSSQGGQRSQFWGVPGFGFNDGEVRPWVVRELLQEPTTTGQRDPRLAATVFYNRRDLTQFPTALPSDADTLAYGVGFLTRYGKDARNRARVYWRKYQTDYYRNFEDFDSPINQRVMRYADVLLLQAEALNEQNQTSAAIPLINQVRQRAGLAPLVASAFTQATLRTQLMHERVTELTGEGVRWFDLQRWGLLENATGLALLRAHDPDFNNFVLGKSRLLPLVQSDVDLGRLTQNPGW; this comes from the coding sequence ATGAAATCATCAGTATTAACCCGATGGAGCCTGGCCGGAACCCTGTTGCTAAGCGTTACGGCCTGCGAGAAAAACATCCTCGACCAAGTAAACCCTAACCTGCCCACCACGGAGTCGTCGTGGAAAAACTCCGACGACGCGGTGAAAGCCTCTACGGCGGCCTACGCCGGCTTGCAGGGCTTGGGCATGTACCGCCGCTGGCTCAACTTTGCCTTTGACCTGCGCGATGATACCGGCTTCAGCCAAAGCCCCTGGGGCGAGCTGGCCGACTTTACCAAGTTCGTGCAGACGAACTACAACTTTGAAGTGTCGCAGAACATCTGGCGCGACCATTACCGCACTATTTTCCGGTGCAACCAGATCATTGCTAACGTGCCCACCATAACGGGGATGGATGCCACCCTGCAAAAGCGCGTAATAGCAGAAGCTAAGTTCCTGCGTGCTTTGAGCTACTTCAATCTGGTGTCGTTGTATGGCAATGTGCCTATTGCGCTTACGCCTCCGGCCAACCTTAATGAGGCCTACCCCCAGGGCACGGAAGCGCAGGTATGGACGCAGGTAATAAGTGACCTGCAGGCCGCCCAGCCCGATTTGCCCATTTCCTATACCGGAGCCGATGTAGGCCGGGCTACCCGCGGCGCGGCCACTACGCTGCTGGGCAAAGCTTACATGCAGAACAAGCGCTGGGCTGACGCCTCAGGGCAGTTTGCGCAGGTAATCAGCTCGGGCCAGTACCGCCTGACTGCTAACTACGCCGATAACTTCCGCCACACCACCGAGAACAACGCAGAATCTATTTTTGAGGTGCAGTTCTCGGATGAGAAGAAGGGCGGCAACGACGCCGGCGGCGGCCCCGATGCTACCAGTTCGCAGGGTGGACAACGCTCGCAGTTCTGGGGCGTGCCGGGCTTTGGCTTTAACGATGGAGAGGTGCGGCCCTGGGTAGTGCGCGAACTGCTACAGGAGCCGACCACTACGGGGCAGCGCGACCCTCGGCTGGCGGCCACGGTGTTTTATAACCGCCGTGACCTAACCCAGTTCCCAACGGCACTGCCCTCCGATGCCGACACCCTGGCCTACGGTGTGGGCTTCCTGACGCGATACGGCAAAGATGCCCGCAACCGCGCCCGCGTGTACTGGCGCAAATACCAAACCGACTACTACCGCAACTTCGAGGATTTTGACTCGCCCATCAACCAGCGCGTGATGCGCTACGCCGATGTGCTGCTGCTGCAGGCCGAAGCCCTGAATGAGCAAAACCAAACCTCGGCGGCCATTCCGCTTATTAACCAGGTGCGGCAGCGTGCCGGCCTTGCACCCTTAGTTGCCTCGGCCTTCACGCAGGCCACGCTGCGTACCCAACTCATGCACGAGCGGGTAACGGAGCTGACGGGCGAAGGTGTGCGGTGGTTTGACTTACAGCGCTGGGGCCTGCTGGAAAACGCTACTGGCCTGGCGCTTCTCCGGGCTCACGACCCCGATTTCAACAACTTCGTACTAGGCAAGTCGCGCCTGTTGCCGCTGGTGCAGAGCGATGTTGATCTGGGCCGCTTGACGCAAAACCCTGGCTGGTAG
- a CDS encoding 1,4-beta-xylanase: MKKVLLYLLVLLVSHGTYAQKTKVKIKGAPAGIAADSRRWSIDKAQEWYAGHPWISGANFTPSTAINQLEMWQASTFDPTTIDKELGYAEGIGFNTMRVFLHSLAWKQDPKGFKDRMNTYLGIADKHHIQTMFVFFDDCWNKEPKAGVQPAPKPGIHNSGWVQDPGEPISRDSAAFIALKPYVQDVLRTFSTDKRILLWDLYNEPGNSGKLNSSLPLVRNVFAWAREVNPTQPLSIGLWNWDFTALNTYQALHSDIVTYHCYDETSTHQRIIDLLETHGRPLICTEYMARTRNSRFATIMPLLKKRHVGAINWGLVDGKTNTKYQWETPLPDGSEPVEWFHEVFRKDGRPYREDEATLIRSLNGK; the protein is encoded by the coding sequence ATGAAAAAAGTCCTGCTCTATCTACTGGTTTTACTGGTTTCGCACGGCACGTACGCGCAAAAAACCAAGGTCAAAATTAAAGGCGCACCCGCAGGAATAGCAGCAGACAGCCGCCGATGGTCGATTGACAAGGCGCAGGAGTGGTACGCCGGGCACCCCTGGATTTCGGGGGCCAACTTCACGCCCAGCACGGCAATCAACCAGTTGGAAATGTGGCAGGCCAGCACGTTTGATCCCACCACTATTGATAAGGAATTAGGCTACGCGGAGGGCATAGGGTTTAACACCATGCGCGTGTTTCTGCACAGCCTGGCCTGGAAACAGGACCCCAAGGGGTTTAAAGACCGAATGAACACCTATTTAGGCATAGCCGATAAACATCATATTCAGACGATGTTCGTGTTCTTCGATGACTGCTGGAACAAGGAACCCAAGGCGGGCGTTCAGCCGGCCCCCAAGCCCGGAATTCACAACTCTGGCTGGGTGCAGGACCCCGGCGAGCCCATCTCCCGCGACTCAGCGGCCTTTATAGCCCTCAAGCCATACGTGCAGGATGTACTACGCACCTTTAGCACCGACAAGCGCATACTGCTCTGGGACTTATACAATGAGCCCGGCAACAGTGGAAAGCTCAACAGCTCGCTGCCCCTGGTGCGCAATGTGTTTGCCTGGGCCCGGGAGGTGAACCCAACGCAGCCGCTTAGCATAGGCCTATGGAACTGGGATTTTACTGCCTTGAATACGTACCAGGCGCTGCACTCTGATATCGTGACCTATCATTGCTACGACGAAACCAGCACCCACCAGCGCATAATTGATCTTCTCGAGACCCACGGTCGCCCCCTTATCTGCACGGAGTACATGGCGCGGACGCGCAACAGCCGTTTTGCTACCATTATGCCGCTGCTCAAAAAGCGCCATGTAGGGGCCATCAACTGGGGCCTGGTGGATGGCAAAACGAACACTAAATACCAATGGGAAACCCCGCTCCCCGATGGAAGTGAGCCGGTGGAGTGGTTCCATGAGGTATTTCGGAAAGATGGCCGCCCCTACCGTGAAGACGAGGCCACTCTGATTCGTAGCCTCAATGGTAAATAG
- a CDS encoding LacI family DNA-binding transcriptional regulator produces MSTVSRALSDHPSISDSTKKRVWKLAKELHYQPNHMAAGLRKGRSNLLGVMVPHIDGHFFTMVVKGIEMVASKAGFNVMICQSNEDVAHERKNIESLLSAQVEGILVSLARNTLDFKHFEKVQKQEIPLVFFDRVLDGLDVNAVVIDDRAGGYQATKHLIMQGCRRIAHFTGPQHLNIYKNRRQGYIDALLEQGLPVEEELLYVCDMTLEDGVTGMQRMLALPQRPDAVFSASDFSVVGAMQELKRHHLRVPQDMALAGFSNETFTSLTEPMLTSVDQRCEQMGQSAVRLLLEILRESNTNFSPRRVVLQPDLLVRASSTLKKK; encoded by the coding sequence GTGTCTACGGTTTCGCGGGCTCTGAGCGACCACCCAAGCATTAGTGACTCTACCAAGAAAAGGGTCTGGAAGCTGGCCAAGGAACTTCACTACCAGCCCAACCATATGGCGGCGGGGTTACGCAAGGGTCGTAGCAATCTGCTGGGCGTAATGGTCCCCCACATTGATGGGCACTTCTTCACGATGGTGGTGAAAGGCATTGAGATGGTAGCCAGCAAAGCGGGCTTCAACGTCATGATTTGCCAATCAAATGAAGATGTGGCCCATGAGCGCAAAAACATTGAGTCGTTGTTAAGCGCGCAGGTAGAAGGTATTTTAGTATCACTGGCTCGTAACACTCTTGACTTTAAGCACTTTGAGAAAGTCCAGAAGCAGGAGATTCCGCTGGTTTTCTTTGACCGGGTGTTGGATGGCCTCGATGTGAATGCCGTAGTGATTGATGACCGCGCGGGAGGCTACCAGGCCACCAAACATCTGATAATGCAAGGTTGCCGCCGTATTGCGCATTTCACCGGGCCCCAACACCTTAACATTTACAAAAACCGGCGCCAAGGCTATATTGATGCCCTGCTGGAACAAGGATTGCCCGTAGAGGAGGAACTGCTGTATGTCTGTGATATGACCTTGGAAGATGGCGTAACGGGCATGCAGCGCATGTTAGCTCTCCCACAACGGCCTGACGCTGTTTTCTCAGCCAGTGATTTTTCTGTTGTAGGGGCCATGCAGGAACTCAAGCGCCACCACTTACGGGTACCCCAGGATATGGCTCTGGCAGGCTTTAGCAACGAAACATTTACTTCCCTGACCGAGCCTATGCTCACTTCCGTAGATCAGCGCTGCGAGCAGATGGGACAGTCGGCGGTGCGACTTCTGCTGGAAATTCTGCGGGAGAGCAACACAAACTTTTCTCCCCGTCGAGTAGTGCTGCAGCCCGATTTGCTGGTTCGAGCTTCTTCAACGCTAAAAAAGAAATAG
- a CDS encoding glycoside hydrolase family 43 protein, translated as MRKTSPSNFVSRRALLLRVLQHLALSIGLLTSTLGHAQQQSTAAATTFTNPLLPSGADPWSIYHDGYYYYTHTTGANITLWKTTSLSQLRTAEHRVVWTPPATGPNSQHIWAPELHWLNGKWYLYYAADGGKNEDHRLWVLENSSPNPLQGTWVDKGQLRDASNKWAIDGSVFENKGQLYFVWSGWEGDANGRQDIYLARLKNPWTIAGERLKVSTPVYAWERNGDLHDAVNPPHVDVNEGPQVLRHGNKIVLIYSASGCWTDFYALGMLTAPVDSDLLLPGSWTKSARPVFQQDPAAGVYAPGHNSFFSSPDGTQDWLLYHANDAPDQGCGRFRSPRAQPFTWNNDDTPNFGRPIAPGVALPRPSGEK; from the coding sequence ATGCGGAAGACATCACCTAGTAACTTCGTGAGCAGGCGGGCTTTGCTGCTGCGTGTGCTGCAACACCTTGCGCTGAGCATTGGACTTCTGACGAGCACTCTAGGCCACGCACAGCAACAAAGCACCGCCGCCGCCACTACCTTCACGAATCCGCTGTTGCCCTCCGGTGCCGATCCGTGGAGCATTTACCACGACGGGTATTACTACTACACCCATACTACCGGCGCTAACATCACCCTCTGGAAGACTACCTCGCTCAGTCAGTTACGTACTGCTGAGCACCGGGTAGTCTGGACACCCCCGGCAACCGGGCCCAACTCCCAACACATCTGGGCCCCGGAGTTGCACTGGCTAAATGGGAAATGGTATCTGTATTATGCGGCCGATGGTGGCAAGAACGAAGACCACCGCCTGTGGGTATTGGAGAACAGCTCGCCCAACCCTTTGCAAGGAACTTGGGTAGATAAAGGGCAGCTCCGCGACGCCTCAAACAAATGGGCTATTGACGGCTCTGTGTTCGAAAACAAAGGCCAGTTGTACTTCGTCTGGTCGGGGTGGGAGGGAGATGCCAATGGCCGCCAGGATATTTATCTGGCCCGCCTGAAAAATCCCTGGACCATTGCGGGTGAGCGGCTAAAGGTATCAACCCCGGTGTACGCCTGGGAGCGAAACGGCGACCTGCACGATGCCGTGAACCCACCCCACGTAGATGTAAACGAGGGCCCCCAAGTACTACGCCACGGCAATAAGATAGTGCTCATTTACTCCGCCAGCGGCTGCTGGACCGACTTTTACGCCCTGGGTATGCTCACCGCTCCTGTTGACAGTGACCTGCTGCTGCCGGGCTCCTGGACAAAATCGGCGCGGCCAGTGTTTCAGCAAGACCCTGCGGCGGGGGTATACGCGCCGGGCCATAACTCGTTCTTCAGCTCACCGGACGGCACCCAGGACTGGCTCCTGTACCACGCCAATGATGCGCCTGATCAAGGGTGTGGCCGTTTCCGTTCTCCCAGGGCCCAGCCTTTCACTTGGAACAATGATGATACTCCCAATTTTGGCCGGCCTATTGCACCAGGAGTAGCCTTACCCCGGCCCTCGGGCGAGAAGTAA